The Dethiosulfovibrio peptidovorans DSM 11002 genome has a window encoding:
- a CDS encoding glycoside hydrolase family 108 protein, whose protein sequence is MTERFSEVLSVVLGFEGGYVNDPDDRGGRTNYGITERTLRSAYDREIVPHNDIRSLSMAEASLIYWSDYWEPIGADGMPKPLDLVMFDCAVNHGVGGAVKLLQEGLNSILRDTVLAVDGTMGPRTRAALANLRKENARLTNGSGDVKPYSLLRYLCLEVLMNRTRLYDRLADRNVSQRKFLRGWIHNRVVKLGKSAGLED, encoded by the coding sequence GTGACGGAGAGGTTCTCTGAGGTTCTCTCCGTGGTGTTGGGATTCGAGGGAGGATATGTGAACGATCCGGACGATAGGGGAGGACGGACCAATTACGGCATAACGGAAAGGACCTTGAGATCGGCATACGATAGAGAGATCGTACCCCATAACGACATACGATCTCTATCGATGGCTGAAGCTTCTCTCATCTACTGGTCCGACTACTGGGAGCCCATAGGAGCCGACGGAATGCCGAAACCGCTGGACCTTGTCATGTTCGACTGTGCCGTGAATCACGGGGTGGGTGGAGCCGTAAAGCTCCTACAGGAGGGGCTCAACTCGATATTGAGAGACACAGTCCTCGCAGTCGATGGAACGATGGGTCCGAGAACTCGGGCGGCGCTGGCGAATCTGAGAAAAGAGAACGCCAGGCTGACGAACGGAAGCGGTGACGTGAAGCCTTATTCTCTCCTTCGCTATCTCTGCCTCGAGGTTTTGATGAACCGTACGAGGCTGTACGATCGCCTCGCGGATAGGAATGTGTCGCAACGTAAGTTTCTGCGAGGGTGGATTCACAATAGGGTAGTGAAGCTGGGAAAATCGGCGGGACTGGAGGATTGA
- a CDS encoding 2-oxoacid:acceptor oxidoreductase family protein, with protein MQFVIVGTGGQGILFASKALGHIAMEKGRSVVGSEVHGMAQRGGSVVSHFKVGEYLSPLVKVGEADVLLAFDQNEAVRNLHYLRDGGTLVVNLYDPKAFQNDRLQSSLDRRKIEVHPIEGYSILKEHMGGRFLFLNVLILGAMCGAGVGGVSVDEMNQAISDLAPPRFVEENLKVLKLGHEAAR; from the coding sequence ATGCAGTTCGTCATAGTAGGTACCGGAGGTCAGGGTATTCTATTTGCCAGCAAGGCTCTGGGGCACATCGCCATGGAAAAAGGGCGTAGCGTCGTAGGCAGCGAGGTTCACGGCATGGCACAGAGAGGGGGCTCAGTCGTGAGCCACTTCAAGGTGGGAGAATATCTCAGTCCCCTGGTGAAGGTAGGAGAGGCCGACGTACTGCTCGCCTTCGACCAGAACGAAGCGGTCAGGAACCTTCATTATCTGAGGGACGGAGGGACCCTTGTAGTCAATCTATACGATCCCAAGGCCTTCCAAAACGACAGGCTTCAGAGCTCTCTGGATCGCCGTAAGATAGAGGTCCATCCCATAGAGGGGTACTCTATTTTGAAAGAACATATGGGAGGGCGGTTTCTTTTCCTGAACGTCCTGATCCTAGGGGCGATGTGCGGTGCTGGCGTCGGAGGCGTCTCGGTGGACGAGATGAATCAGGCCATAAGTGATCTGGCTCCCCCCCGTTTCGTAGAAGAAAACCTGAAGGTCCTAAAACTGGGGCATGAAGCTGCCAGATAA
- a CDS encoding ribonuclease HII — protein MTLSPVFAGVDEAGRGPMAGPVVAAAAILTEEQSERLVSAGLRDSKKMTPLRREKVFSLMGELGVIWAAQAASVERIDKINILRATLWAMRRSVERLPSRLFDGVLVDGDKEIPDLIWPQRVCPHGDDVYPQISAASVVAKVLRDRAMVALDRLYPAYGFASHKGYGTKAHRNALEAMGPSPIHRKSFHWRGPA, from the coding sequence ATGACCCTTTCCCCTGTCTTTGCCGGAGTGGACGAGGCGGGGAGAGGGCCCATGGCAGGGCCGGTTGTAGCGGCTGCTGCCATCTTGACCGAGGAACAGTCGGAGAGGCTCGTTTCCGCCGGTCTCAGGGACTCAAAAAAGATGACTCCTCTGAGAAGGGAAAAGGTCTTTTCCTTGATGGGGGAGCTCGGTGTGATCTGGGCCGCTCAGGCGGCATCGGTCGAACGGATAGACAAGATAAACATACTGCGAGCTACCTTGTGGGCAATGAGACGGTCGGTAGAGAGGCTGCCTTCCCGTCTGTTCGACGGCGTCTTGGTGGACGGAGACAAAGAGATCCCCGATCTTATATGGCCTCAGAGAGTCTGTCCCCACGGAGACGATGTATATCCTCAGATCTCCGCCGCATCGGTGGTCGCCAAGGTGCTGAGGGACAGGGCTATGGTCGCCTTGGACCGTCTGTATCCCGCCTACGGTTTTGCGTCCCACAAAGGATACGGGACCAAGGCTCATAGGAACGCCCTTGAGGCGATGGGGCCGTCGCCGATTCACAGAAAAAGCTTCCACTGGAGAGGTCCGGCATGA
- a CDS encoding tyrosine-type recombinase/integrase: MLSDTQIRKLKPQETRYSMLDSDGLYIEILPTGKKYWRIRKRKPGGNGEIRRSIGAYPKIGLKEARQKRDELVSTLPELGGKKNVNTFAELAHEWLEVKMYPTKAPRYIETLVYKIDKLLIPHIGHRQVDTLTAPELLDVLRKIESRGTIETARRTRQMCGQILRYGVATGRCDRDISADLKGALQTVRHKHMATLIDPAQIGGLMRSIEEGLKGQIRLTLLFQAYTFARPGEIRKAEWEEIEADTWKIPAAKMKMKRIHWIPLSRQAIQVLEELRDISGHSRFLFPSVRSSKIPMSDMTVNAALRRLGYTQEEMTGHGFRSMFSTIANEHGWSPDVIERQLAHVPKNAVRAAYNHAEHLPQRRELMQWWADWLDEQRG; this comes from the coding sequence ATGCTATCCGACACCCAGATACGCAAACTGAAACCTCAAGAAACCCGCTATTCCATGCTGGACAGCGACGGGTTATATATAGAGATTCTCCCCACGGGGAAAAAATACTGGCGAATACGCAAAAGAAAACCGGGAGGGAATGGCGAAATACGGCGGTCTATAGGGGCATATCCTAAGATCGGACTGAAAGAGGCCCGCCAAAAACGAGATGAGTTGGTGTCCACACTACCGGAACTCGGCGGGAAGAAAAACGTGAACACATTCGCGGAGCTGGCCCACGAATGGCTCGAGGTCAAAATGTACCCCACGAAAGCTCCCAGGTATATCGAAACCCTCGTATATAAGATAGATAAACTTCTGATACCCCATATCGGTCACCGCCAGGTCGACACGTTGACCGCTCCGGAGCTTCTGGACGTGCTCAGAAAGATAGAGTCGAGAGGGACTATAGAAACCGCCCGACGAACGCGCCAGATGTGTGGTCAGATCCTGAGGTACGGAGTGGCTACCGGAAGATGCGACAGGGACATATCGGCGGATCTCAAAGGAGCTCTCCAGACCGTGCGGCACAAACATATGGCCACATTGATAGACCCCGCTCAGATCGGAGGGCTTATGAGATCCATAGAAGAGGGACTCAAGGGACAAATCAGATTGACACTCCTCTTCCAGGCATACACATTTGCAAGACCCGGAGAGATTCGAAAAGCGGAATGGGAAGAGATAGAAGCAGACACTTGGAAGATCCCCGCCGCAAAGATGAAGATGAAGAGGATCCACTGGATTCCTCTATCACGCCAGGCAATCCAAGTCCTGGAAGAACTGCGAGATATCTCCGGGCATTCTCGTTTTTTGTTTCCCTCGGTCCGCTCTTCCAAGATCCCTATGTCGGATATGACGGTGAATGCCGCCCTCCGTCGCCTGGGATACACTCAAGAGGAGATGACCGGTCACGGGTTCCGCTCGATGTTCAGCACTATCGCCAACGAGCACGGCTGGTCACCGGACGTCATAGAAAGGCAGCTCGCACACGTCCCCAAGAACGCAGTACGAGCCGCCTACAACCACGCCGAACACCTGCCGCAACGCCGTGAGCTTATGCAGTGGTGGGCGGACTGGCTGGATGAGCAAAGAGGATAG
- a CDS encoding EscU/YscU/HrcU family type III secretion system export apparatus switch protein, whose protein sequence is MNDGDKGRFKAAALKYDREEREAPHLVASGSGRIAERIVEVAREAEVPIVEDAALVSALLALDIGEEIPLDLYEAVARVLAFIYKVDVGSR, encoded by the coding sequence ATGAACGACGGCGATAAAGGCCGCTTCAAGGCGGCAGCCCTGAAATACGACAGAGAGGAAAGAGAGGCCCCCCATCTCGTCGCATCCGGATCGGGAAGGATAGCCGAGAGAATCGTTGAGGTCGCCCGCGAGGCGGAGGTCCCCATAGTGGAGGACGCCGCTCTGGTCAGCGCCCTCCTGGCGTTGGATATAGGGGAGGAAATACCTCTCGACCTCTACGAGGCGGTCGCAAGGGTCCTGGCCTTCATATACAAAGTCGACGTGGGAAGTCGATAA
- a CDS encoding CoA-binding protein: MTTNDLVDRVLCNRGKVAVIGASDKVNRPVYDVMSYLKSAGVRLYPINPRLKEKEILGEKCVSSLADIDGPLDIVSLFISARFQEGLRDELNALPYKPAVWFQPGTKNSSLEASLREDGFEVVSDNCMKVAHLRRCTAQKQIV; encoded by the coding sequence ATGACAACCAACGATCTTGTAGATAGAGTCCTATGTAATCGAGGAAAGGTAGCTGTTATAGGAGCTTCGGACAAGGTAAACCGCCCTGTTTACGACGTCATGTCCTATCTTAAATCGGCCGGTGTGCGGCTGTATCCCATAAATCCGAGGCTAAAGGAAAAGGAAATACTGGGGGAAAAATGCGTCTCCTCTTTGGCCGATATAGACGGTCCGTTGGACATAGTCTCGCTTTTCATATCCGCCCGATTTCAGGAAGGGCTGAGGGATGAGTTAAACGCTCTCCCCTATAAACCGGCAGTGTGGTTTCAGCCTGGGACTAAAAATTCCTCCCTGGAAGCCTCTTTAAGGGAGGACGGTTTCGAGGTGGTTAGCGACAATTGCATGAAGGTTGCACATCTGCGGCGCTGTACAGCACAAAAGCAAATAGTTTAA
- a CDS encoding YraN family protein, which translates to MTAPHLEKGKRGEDLACRYLRNLGWTVLERNVRFRRGELDIVARDGDTLVIVEVRFRTTGIIMSPEDSVGPRKLRRLVIAGAAYVEKTGWNGFWRIDLIALTERKGRLFLNHCRDITGGDVVL; encoded by the coding sequence GTGACCGCCCCTCATCTCGAAAAGGGCAAGCGAGGAGAGGACCTCGCCTGTCGTTACCTTCGAAACCTGGGATGGACCGTCCTGGAAAGAAACGTACGTTTCCGCAGGGGAGAGCTGGATATAGTCGCTAGGGATGGGGATACCCTGGTGATAGTCGAGGTCCGATTCAGGACTACCGGCATAATAATGTCTCCCGAGGACTCGGTGGGACCGAGAAAACTCAGGCGCCTCGTGATCGCAGGGGCTGCCTACGTAGAAAAGACGGGGTGGAACGGGTTCTGGCGGATCGATCTGATCGCCTTGACTGAGAGGAAGGGACGTTTGTTCCTGAATCATTGTCGGGACATCACGGGAGGAGATGTGGTGTTGTGA
- the iorA gene encoding indolepyruvate ferredoxin oxidoreductase subunit alpha, with the protein MSKRSILLGNEAIARGIVEAGCEIATAYPGTPSSEILPAVAAYSDQLGTKTAVEWGANEKVAYEMAVSASFGGKRTCCIMKQVGLNVAADPFMSTAHFDLKGGFLLVVSDDPGPHSSQTEQDSRYFAMFAKVPCFDPSTAEEAKEMVFDAYDLSERHGIVTMLRPTGKVDHARQDVPLRDEVLPPKKDEFKKDPKRWVCLPAGVRVNHPRLNDKNDVIRNEFEKDYEKYNYIVPAKGTARLGIIAGGTTFAFLSDMIRTSGRDDIEILKIGTPVPLPVKLCEEFIARHEKVLVLEQTYPVIETQLNDRNKIMGRWNGFVPRAGELLPELIEEIIAKCLGDEVETSIDEDVLSAMEEMQITPRPPMLCPGCPHRASFFAIRKALPKAITPSDIGCYTLGIMQKGIDSAIDMGAAVTAASGFYLASKVDGEERPVVATIGDSTFFHSGLTGLASAVYNRHAFVLAILDNRITAMTGGQSSPNVGAKLRKGDQGVQIDLEQVCRGCGVSYIKTVEAYDVDENVDVVKDAWAYAWENKEPAVLIFKHPCITILKEPPTPRPVRMDPEVCIGCKYCITSFNCPGLVFDESSKKAYIDERYCVNCGVCMSVCPHGAIVLREEA; encoded by the coding sequence TTGAGCAAGAGAAGCATATTGTTAGGTAACGAGGCCATAGCGAGGGGTATCGTGGAGGCCGGATGCGAGATAGCCACTGCCTATCCCGGAACACCTTCTTCCGAGATCCTTCCTGCCGTGGCAGCTTATTCGGATCAGTTAGGAACCAAGACTGCGGTCGAATGGGGAGCCAACGAGAAGGTAGCCTACGAGATGGCGGTGTCGGCCTCTTTCGGAGGAAAGAGGACCTGCTGTATCATGAAGCAGGTCGGACTCAACGTGGCGGCCGATCCGTTTATGAGCACCGCCCATTTCGATCTCAAGGGCGGATTCCTGCTCGTGGTGTCCGATGATCCCGGTCCTCATAGTTCTCAGACGGAACAGGACAGCCGTTATTTCGCCATGTTCGCCAAGGTTCCGTGCTTCGATCCGTCGACCGCCGAGGAGGCGAAGGAGATGGTCTTCGACGCCTACGATCTCTCGGAGAGACACGGTATTGTGACCATGCTTCGACCTACCGGCAAGGTGGATCACGCAAGACAGGACGTTCCCCTGAGGGACGAGGTTTTGCCGCCTAAGAAGGACGAGTTCAAGAAGGACCCTAAAAGATGGGTTTGTCTTCCAGCTGGAGTCAGGGTAAATCACCCCAGACTAAACGATAAAAATGACGTCATTCGGAACGAATTCGAGAAAGATTACGAAAAATACAATTACATTGTTCCGGCGAAGGGTACCGCCCGTCTGGGTATCATAGCCGGAGGTACCACCTTTGCCTTCCTGTCCGACATGATCCGAACCAGCGGCAGGGACGACATAGAGATTCTCAAGATAGGCACTCCCGTCCCCCTTCCGGTCAAGTTGTGCGAGGAATTCATAGCACGTCACGAAAAGGTGTTGGTCCTCGAACAGACCTACCCAGTTATAGAGACTCAGCTGAACGACCGTAATAAGATAATGGGACGTTGGAACGGTTTCGTGCCGAGGGCGGGGGAACTTCTGCCTGAGCTGATAGAGGAGATCATAGCGAAGTGTCTCGGAGACGAGGTCGAGACATCTATCGACGAGGACGTGCTTTCGGCCATGGAGGAGATGCAAATAACCCCCAGGCCTCCCATGCTCTGTCCCGGATGCCCTCACAGGGCCAGTTTTTTTGCTATCAGGAAGGCCCTACCGAAGGCGATCACCCCCTCAGATATAGGGTGCTATACCTTGGGCATAATGCAAAAGGGAATAGACAGCGCCATAGACATGGGGGCTGCCGTAACAGCTGCCTCCGGTTTCTACCTGGCCTCTAAGGTCGACGGAGAGGAACGTCCGGTGGTCGCCACTATAGGAGACTCCACCTTCTTCCACAGTGGCCTCACCGGTTTGGCCAGCGCGGTCTACAACCGTCATGCCTTCGTACTCGCCATACTGGACAACCGTATTACCGCCATGACCGGAGGACAGTCCAGCCCCAACGTCGGGGCGAAACTGAGAAAGGGCGATCAGGGAGTTCAGATAGACCTGGAGCAGGTCTGTCGGGGCTGCGGTGTCTCCTACATCAAGACCGTGGAGGCCTACGATGTGGACGAGAACGTCGACGTCGTAAAGGACGCCTGGGCCTACGCCTGGGAGAACAAAGAGCCAGCGGTGTTGATCTTCAAACATCCCTGTATAACCATCCTCAAGGAGCCTCCGACCCCGAGGCCGGTAAGGATGGATCCAGAGGTTTGTATAGGCTGTAAATATTGTATTACCTCCTTCAATTGCCCCGGACTGGTCTTCGACGAGTCCTCCAAGAAGGCTTATATAGACGAGAGATACTGTGTCAACTGCGGTGTCTGTATGAGCGTATGTCCCCACGGGGCCATAGTTTTGAGAGAGGAGGCCTAA
- a CDS encoding phage holin family protein, with translation MLDDIMETLRHILALLLPPALMAMGGSAVKYGRLHRSESFSWREFLVGMATAGFAGMVMHCLCRGLGLNIWITSAVVAMSGYSAGQLLDYGQELLLKWLERKTR, from the coding sequence TTGCTTGATGACATCATGGAGACGTTGCGTCATATCCTGGCTCTTCTTTTGCCGCCCGCCCTGATGGCCATGGGAGGGTCGGCGGTTAAATATGGCCGCCTTCACCGGTCCGAATCTTTCTCCTGGAGAGAGTTTCTGGTCGGGATGGCAACGGCCGGTTTTGCCGGAATGGTTATGCACTGTCTTTGCCGCGGCCTTGGACTGAACATCTGGATCACTTCGGCTGTGGTGGCCATGTCCGGGTACAGCGCAGGTCAGCTGTTGGATTACGGACAGGAACTGCTCCTGAAGTGGCTGGAGCGTAAGACGAGATAA
- a CDS encoding prepilin-type N-terminal cleavage/methylation domain-containing protein yields MKLPDNCYEGERKGAFAPFFIPLRAYTLLEVLVVLVLLSVGAGSVFLVISGENWRNYCAKDEALRMTRWLTNRYQRSIMYRRFFFLIISEHGSGVDRIGLTWMDPTEKEIFRLKYCILSRSGPFSLSFYSPIYRTLSPGMTLHIYTTDDTKKPPLGKIVLPVKGVPYMEWFRH; encoded by the coding sequence ATGAAGCTGCCAGATAATTGCTACGAGGGGGAGAGGAAGGGGGCTTTTGCCCCCTTTTTTATTCCCCTTCGGGCCTACACCCTGTTGGAGGTACTGGTCGTATTGGTTTTATTGTCCGTTGGAGCCGGATCGGTTTTTTTAGTGATCTCTGGAGAAAACTGGAGAAACTACTGTGCCAAAGACGAGGCGCTCCGTATGACCCGATGGTTGACGAATCGTTATCAGCGGTCCATCATGTACCGTAGATTCTTTTTCCTGATCATTTCCGAGCACGGGAGCGGCGTGGACAGGATTGGTCTTACCTGGATGGATCCGACCGAGAAGGAGATATTCAGGCTAAAATACTGTATCCTATCCAGATCGGGACCTTTCAGCCTGTCTTTTTATTCTCCGATCTACCGGACCTTGTCCCCTGGAATGACCCTTCACATATATACTACTGATGATACAAAAAAACCTCCTCTTGGGAAGATAGTCCTTCCTGTAAAGGGGGTTCCATATATGGAGTGGTTCCGACATTGA
- a CDS encoding flagellar hook-length control protein FliK has product MIDGIGNSNNLNIGVGRGQTPDISKGAMTLKAKGIADGTVVEGRVLSAENGTYTVRIAGQNLMARSNLTLYPGQHFQALWDAKGDVPVLRLRPEDAALLGKLPQGDREAASLLLSKGLPLTDELMLGLRREFRRLGGDSVSMNSLVELMARGEAVTSEKANLLSWYLSMDSNSVAAQWRRIREELRERSRRGEHPLESLRDMKEGEDESSLFLRAHSLVSRPPREPFSHAALAGAWWPSPDEDSLPARVRFSSSGGGPGEERRYYQVSFALDGVAIGEVSGRLESDGKALAVSINAEDPAGRDIILERLNELRDDLSDLEMSLQYLGVEGRRKDDGRRYLRLDIEA; this is encoded by the coding sequence ATGATAGACGGAATAGGAAATTCCAACAACTTGAACATTGGGGTAGGAAGAGGACAGACCCCGGATATCTCGAAAGGGGCTATGACCCTAAAGGCCAAAGGCATAGCCGACGGGACCGTCGTGGAGGGGCGGGTGCTATCCGCCGAGAACGGAACCTACACGGTCCGTATCGCCGGACAGAACCTCATGGCACGATCCAACCTGACACTATATCCGGGGCAGCATTTTCAGGCTCTCTGGGACGCCAAGGGCGACGTGCCGGTATTGCGGCTTCGTCCGGAGGACGCAGCCCTTTTGGGAAAGCTCCCTCAGGGAGACCGAGAAGCGGCGTCGCTGCTTCTGTCCAAAGGGCTTCCTCTGACCGACGAACTTATGTTAGGTCTTCGAAGGGAGTTTCGCCGTCTGGGAGGTGACTCGGTCTCTATGAATTCTCTGGTAGAACTGATGGCTCGAGGCGAGGCAGTGACTTCAGAAAAGGCCAATCTTCTGTCCTGGTACCTTTCAATGGACTCTAACTCTGTGGCAGCCCAATGGCGCAGGATAAGAGAGGAGCTTCGGGAAAGGTCACGCCGAGGGGAACACCCTCTCGAGTCGCTCCGCGATATGAAAGAGGGCGAGGACGAATCTAGCCTTTTTCTTCGGGCTCACTCTCTGGTCTCCCGTCCTCCCCGTGAGCCCTTCTCTCATGCGGCTCTTGCTGGGGCCTGGTGGCCCTCTCCCGACGAAGATTCACTGCCTGCCCGGGTCCGATTCAGCTCCTCCGGAGGCGGTCCTGGAGAGGAACGCCGTTACTATCAGGTTTCCTTTGCCCTGGACGGAGTGGCCATAGGAGAGGTGTCCGGACGGTTGGAATCGGACGGGAAAGCCCTGGCCGTATCTATAAACGCCGAGGATCCGGCAGGTCGAGACATCATATTGGAAAGACTTAACGAACTCAGGGACGATCTATCCGACCTTGAAATGTCCCTTCAATATCTAGGGGTAGAGGGCAGGAGAAAAGACGATGGCCGCCGCTATCTCAGATTGGACATAGAGGCATGA
- the lepB gene encoding signal peptidase I, with amino-acid sequence MAVKPWWRETIETILWAVVLALVIRTFVVQAFWIPSGSMIPTLLPGDRVLVCKFWYALQEPERGQIFVFKYPVDPKRDFVKRIIGLPGDKVAIRQGEVFINGNPIEEPYVGFPDAYIMDEVKVPEGHYFAMGDNRPNSQDSRFWGFVPEDNIRGPVFLRYWPIKRIGLVD; translated from the coding sequence ATGGCAGTAAAACCATGGTGGAGAGAGACCATCGAGACGATACTTTGGGCGGTAGTTCTGGCATTGGTCATTCGTACCTTTGTGGTCCAGGCTTTTTGGATTCCTAGTGGCTCGATGATCCCTACCCTTTTACCTGGCGACAGGGTTTTAGTGTGCAAGTTTTGGTATGCCCTTCAGGAGCCTGAAAGAGGTCAGATATTTGTCTTTAAGTATCCTGTGGATCCCAAGAGGGACTTTGTGAAACGGATAATAGGGCTGCCCGGAGACAAGGTCGCCATAAGACAGGGAGAGGTCTTTATCAACGGAAACCCAATAGAGGAGCCCTACGTTGGTTTTCCAGACGCCTACATCATGGACGAGGTTAAGGTCCCGGAGGGGCATTACTTCGCCATGGGAGACAACAGACCCAACTCTCAGGACAGTCGTTTTTGGGGGTTCGTCCCTGAGGACAACATAAGAGGCCCCGTATTTCTCCGTTACTGGCCGATCAAGCGGATAGGTTTGGTGGACTGA
- a CDS encoding acyl-CoA thioesterase, translating into MRKSVFVFRVRYAETDQMGIAHHGNYLTWFEMGRSTLCREWGKPYASWEDEGVFLPVVEASCRYKSPARYDEELSLHTSVEQVKPHSVTFKYRLYRGDKLLAEGKTRHAFATPDGKLIRGGHPLIRWLEERSTERP; encoded by the coding sequence TTGAGGAAGAGCGTCTTTGTTTTTCGCGTCAGATATGCCGAGACCGACCAGATGGGAATAGCGCACCATGGAAACTATCTCACTTGGTTTGAGATGGGGCGTTCCACCCTATGCAGGGAATGGGGAAAACCCTATGCAAGTTGGGAGGACGAAGGGGTCTTCCTGCCGGTGGTCGAGGCTTCCTGTAGGTATAAATCTCCAGCGAGGTACGATGAGGAGCTTTCCTTGCATACCTCGGTGGAGCAGGTAAAACCCCATAGCGTTACGTTCAAATATAGGTTGTACAGAGGGGATAAGCTGTTGGCAGAGGGGAAGACCCGCCATGCCTTTGCTACTCCGGACGGTAAATTGATCCGTGGCGGTCACCCCCTTATCCGATGGCTTGAGGAACGGTCGACAGAGAGGCCGTAA
- a CDS encoding YlqF/YawG family GTPase — translation MSGRTVWFPGHMAKGTRKLEGLIGKLDLILEVRDARAPEVTASPLASSMSKICPVWKVLTKSDLADKKVTDAWLSLYRKGSGKAWAVDLLKGKIEPMRRDLLKASPSHRELRLAVVGIPNVGKSALLNCLVGKKSASVGGIPGVTKGVSWYKGRGFLVVDSPGILDPKSDEHIQKALAWLGCSKAEIIGGYDAVAFRLVEFLLEKDLWYVVKDAWGVNPGEDPYETLESLGRRLGCLLPGNKVDFTLAGRRFLEAFSAGKLGAFSLERPGDLIG, via the coding sequence ATGTCGGGACGTACAGTTTGGTTTCCCGGCCATATGGCGAAGGGAACCAGAAAGCTCGAAGGACTTATCGGTAAGCTGGACCTTATCCTGGAGGTAAGGGACGCCAGAGCCCCGGAGGTAACGGCATCGCCTCTTGCCTCATCCATGTCCAAGATCTGTCCGGTATGGAAGGTCCTTACCAAGAGCGACCTGGCGGATAAAAAGGTCACCGACGCTTGGCTTTCTCTGTATAGAAAGGGCTCGGGCAAGGCCTGGGCGGTGGACCTGTTGAAGGGGAAGATCGAGCCTATGAGAAGAGACTTGCTCAAGGCCTCTCCATCCCACCGGGAGCTGCGTCTGGCAGTAGTGGGGATCCCTAACGTCGGCAAATCCGCTCTTCTTAACTGTCTGGTAGGCAAGAAAAGCGCATCGGTCGGAGGCATACCGGGAGTAACGAAGGGAGTCTCATGGTACAAGGGCAGAGGCTTCCTAGTGGTGGACTCCCCGGGAATACTGGACCCCAAATCGGATGAACACATACAAAAAGCCCTGGCTTGGCTGGGATGCAGCAAGGCGGAGATCATAGGAGGTTACGACGCTGTGGCCTTTCGTCTGGTGGAGTTCCTTCTGGAAAAGGACCTGTGGTACGTCGTAAAGGACGCCTGGGGAGTGAATCCGGGAGAGGATCCCTACGAGACTTTGGAGTCCCTGGGCAGGCGACTGGGCTGTCTTCTGCCGGGAAACAAGGTGGATTTTACCCTGGCGGGACGGCGGTTTTTAGAGGCCTTCTCGGCGGGGAAGCTAGGAGCGTTCTCGCTGGAAAGACCGGGAGACCTCATAGGATGA